A window of the Arachis duranensis cultivar V14167 chromosome 5, aradu.V14167.gnm2.J7QH, whole genome shotgun sequence genome harbors these coding sequences:
- the LOC107489420 gene encoding pentatricopeptide repeat-containing protein At3g54980, mitochondrial — MLCEQPRECQTFPQTEEGPKYFSFVPSLPPMQTMFSNNLSLIPLKNLRFLSQFNHLCTKTLLPSDPLPHSQSQDPANGPSSHFSKKIDDFPMKISAEAQSHLEVISKEGVLDTLLSHKLDPKSALKFFKGVERRRGFVKTVDVLCLLVHILASSPDTYGVLRNLLNNYVFADSSPTVRVLVEELVACAVRYNFESDSRVFNYLLNAYVRANKITDAVECFRLILKHDVVPWVSFMNILLTALVRRNMISDAYSLYDEMVQRKMYGNCFTLHVLMRACLKEGKIEEAEMYFSRAKGRGLELDAAAYSIVIQATCRRPNSNSACELLKEMKKLGWVPSEGTYNSVIAACAKQGNLVDALRLKDEMVSSGVPLNIIVVTKLIKGHCEQGNVDSALQLFEEAVKVGVTPDMVTFSVLIDWCSKTGNVEKAFELYSQMKLMAIQPNVYIVNSLLKGFRKQHFLESAYMVLDEAIEHGIATVVTYNILLCWLGEQGMVNEARHLWDKMISTGITPSLISYNNMILCHCKRGCMDDACSVKNDILNSGLKPNAFTYTLLIDGFFKKGDANRAFGMFDQMVAANIAPSDFTFNVVISGLCKVGRVSETKDMLNNFLKQGFIPSSVTYNSIIDGFVKQGAIDLAQSTYREMCESGISPNVITCTSLINGLCRSRKIDVALRMYNDMKIMGLELDITAYSVLIDGFCKVQDMEGACKFFSELLEVGLVPNSVVYNSMISGFVNVNNMEAALNFHKKMVENNVPCDLQTYTTLINGLLKEGKLNFASDLYSEMLSKGIIPDTFMYNVLVSGLCNQGQLEKGSKILKEMDGNNITPTVLIYNTLIAGYFREGNPQEAFRLHNEMLDKGLMPDDTTYDILVNGKLNKSYAHARA; from the coding sequence ATGCTTTGTGAGCAGCCACGAGAGTGTCAAACATTTCCCCAAACAGAAGAGGGACCAAAGTATTTCAGTTTTGTTCCTTCTCTCCCACCAATGCAAACCATGTTTTCCAACAACCTTTCATTGATCCCTCTGAAGAATCTTCGATTTCTCTCACAATTTAACCATCTCTGCACAAAAACACTCCTTCCATCCGATCCCCTTCCACACTCTCAATCACAGGATCCCGCAAATGGCCCTAGCAGCCACTTCTCCAAGAAAATCGATGATTTTCCCATGAAAATTTCAGCTGAAGCTCAATCACACCTCGAGGTTATTTCGAAAGAGGGTGTCTTGGACACCCTTTTGAGCCATAAGCTTGACCCCAAATCGGCTCTGAAGTTTTTCAAAGGAGTGGAGAGAAGACGAGGGTTTGTGAAAACTGTTGATGTTTTGTGTTTGTTGGTGCATATTCTGGCTTCGAGCCCTGATACTTATGGGGTTCTACGGAATTTGCTAAACAACTATGTTTTTGCAGATTCTAGTCCTACTGTTAGGGTACTTGTGGAAGAGTTGGTAGCATGTGCAGTAAGGTACAATTTTGAATCTGATTCGCGGGTTTTCAATTATCTTTTGAATGCTTATGTTAGAGCTAATAAGATCACAGATGCTGTCGAGTGTTTTAGATTGATATTAAAACATGATGTGGTTCCTTGGGTTTCATTTATGAACATCCTTTTAACTGCATTAGTCAGGAGGAACATGATTAGTGATGCATATAGCCTGTATGATGAAATGGTTCAAAGAAAAATGTATGGTAATTGCTTTACTTTGCATGTCCTAATGCGTGCATGTTTGAAGGAAGGGAAGATTGAGGAAGCTGAGATGTATTTCAGTCGGGCAAAGGGTAGAGGGTTAGAACTCGATGCAGCTGCTTACAGCATTGTTATTCAGGCTACTTGTAGGAGGCCGAACTCGAATTCAGCATGTGAGCTGTTGAAGGAGATGAAAAAATTGGGTTGGGTGCCATCTGAGGGTACATATAATTCTGTGATTGCTGCTTGTGCTAAACAGGGAAATCTTGTAGATGCATTGAGGCTTAAGGATGAGATGGTGAGTAGTGGTGTTCCATTGAATATAATTGTTGTGACAAAGTTAATTAAAGGACATTGTGAGCAAGGGAATGTTGATAGTGCATTACAATTGTTTGAGGAGGCTGTTAAGGTTGGTGTTACTCCTGATATGGTTACTTTCTCGGTTTTGATAGATTGGTGCTCTAAGACTGGGAATGTGGAGAAGGCATTTGAACTTTACTCCCAAATGAAACTCATGGCCATTCAACCAAATGTTTATATTGTAAATTCTCTGTTAAAGGGATTTCGGAAACAGCATTTTCTAGAAAGTGCGTATATGGTGCTTGATGAGGCTATTGAACATGGTATTGCTACTGTTGTTACATATAACATCCTTTTATGCTGGCTTGGTGAGCAGGGAATGGTTAATGAGGCCCGTCATTTGTGGGACAAGATGATAAGTACGGGAATTACACCTTCACTAATTTCTTACAACAACATGATACTTTGTCACTGTAAAAGGGGCTGCATGGATGATGCCTGTAGTGTGAAGAATGATATACTTAACAGCGGTTTAAAACCGAATGCTTTTACATACACACTTTTGATAGATggttttttcaaaaaaggtGATGCTAACCGTGCCTTTGGTATGTTTGATCAAATGGTGGCTGCAAATATTGCACCTTCAGACTTCACATTTAATGTTGTTATAAGCGGCTTGTGCAAAGTTGGCCGGGTGTCGGAAACAAAGGATATGTTGAACAATTTTCTGAAGCAGGGCTTTATTCCTTCTTCTGTGACATATAATAGCATCATTGACGGATTTGTCAAGCAGGGAGCAATTGATTTAGCACAGTCTACTTACAGGGAGATGTGTGAAAGTGGAATTTCACCAAATGTTATCACTTGTACTAGTTTGATTAATGGACTTTGCAGAAGCAGAAAGATTGATGTTGCTTTGAGAATGTATAATGACATGAAAATCATGGGATTAGAGTTGGATATTACTGCATATAGTGTTCTCATCGATGGTTTCTGCAAAGTACAAGACATGGAAGGTGCATGCAAATTCTTCTCTGAACTTCTGGAGGTTGGTTTGGTTCCAAACTCAGTCGTGTACAACAGCATGATTAGTGGCTTTGTAAATGTGAATAATATGGAAGCTGCACTTAACTTTCACAAGAAAATGGTAGAAAACAATGTCCCATGTGATTTGCAAACATATACAACGTTGATCAATGGGCTTTTAAAGGAGGGTAAATTGAATTTTGCTTCAGATCTTTACTCAGAGATGCTTTCCAAGGGTATTATACCTGATACTTTCATGTATAATGTTCTGGTAAGTGGACTTTGTAACCAAGGACAACTAGAGAAAGGTAGCAAGATCCTAAAGGAAATGGATGGGAATAATATAACTCCTACTGTTCTTATTTATAACACTTTAATTGCTGGATACTTTAGGGAGGGGAATCCGCAAGAGGCCTTTCGACTACATAATGAGATGCTTGATAAAGGTCTTATGCCTGATGACACAACGTATGATATTCTTGTAAATGGAAAGCTCAACAAATCCTATGCTCATGCCAGGGCTTGA